The Candidatus Sulfotelmatobacter sp. region CCGCGCAGGGCGTATTCGCCGGGCATTTCGACGACATCGGCGGCGGTGTAGCCGACGGTGTTCAGGTGGGCGAGAAGATTATCGACGTCGAAAGATTCGCCGCGGCGGAGGATGCGGGCGAGGTCGGTGTAGTAATCGGCGGAGCGCTGGAGGATCGCGGTGGCGGCGATAGGAGTGACCACGATGTTCGCTTTTCCCGTCGCGATCTTCCAGAGGGCGGTGGCGCGTTCTTCCTGCAACTCGGGATGCGGCGAAAGATTCTGGAACGGCAGCACGTCGCGGGCGGGAAGCGAGACGACGGCGTCGGGATCGGCGGCGGCGGTGAGTTCACAGAATCCCTGAAGGATAGGAACGAAATCTTCGACGACGCGATTGTCGTTGACGACGACGATGAGCGGCCGGTCGGCGTGACGGCGCAACAGCACGAGCAGCAAGGCTTTGGCGGTGGCCGAGATTCCGGAGACACGAATGCGCCCCGTGCCCTCCCGCAGGTGGGAGGCAACACGCGTGAAGGCGGGAAGCATTTCTACGTCCGCGAAGAGTTCGCGGACGAAGGGAAGAAGCATCGAGGTAATTTTAGCAGGAGTGGGAGGAAGGGGATTCTGAATGGTATCGAGATCTCACAACAAATTGTCGCGGCAGAAATCTCCCTCTTCAAAAACCGACATCCGCGACGTAAAATGTGCCTCATATGCAAGGAGCCCTAGACAGCAACGGCAAATGGATGACGGCGGGAGAGGCTGTTTCGAGGAACGAGACACGTGCAATCTGCCCGGAGTGCAAAGAACCAGTCAGACTCCATCAAAAGGGAAGGCATGGAAAGCCACGTGCCCACTTCGAGCATTTTCCCGGTCAGAAGACATGTTCTTTGCGAGCCTACTAGAGGCGTCGCCTGCAATTCTCTAAATCGTTGTTCCTATGCTCTCCCAAAGCGGTTGGCTTACTCCGTTTAGGTAAGTGATCCCAACATGCATCCGGCAAGCGAGTGCGCTCCCTCCAACTGCTTGGGCCATTCAGAGAAATCGGCAAGTCTAGGGTCTGTCCAAGGCGAATGCCGCCATCGTCACCCATCTCATAGACGTTTTTGTAGCTGAGCTTGAAAACAATGTCTGGCTTCGTATCTTGCTCGGCTTCCTCTCGATTCTTCCGGTTTCTGGTTGCGCCGACCTGAATTGTGAATGCGACTACGATCTGGTAAGGCCACAGGATCGAATTCGTTTTGAGGACATCGAAGTCGACGTTCGTGGGAGGACCCCATGTGGTCTTCGACCAGCCGTGCTTGCTAAAGTTTGCCGTGACGATTCGCGGCGAGCATTTTTCCACTCCCCACGCTAGCGCTTGAGCCTTTGCTTTCGCGTCGGCATCCCACGATCCCAACGTCTGACCAGCGAGGAACAACGCCATTAAGAGCACGATTCGCATCGGTAGGCCTTCCCGCTTGGATTATATGCTTGAGGCATTCAAGACCAATCAAATCGTTGGGAGGCCAGCCCGTCCTGCGCACTCAGTATCTTGAATGTGGTTGCCCCATCCTTCCCGCGTTCTTTGCGGGAGGGTGGGCTGCCACGAACGTCGATGGCATTCCGATTCCTTCTAGCCTGCGTCCCACCCTGTCTCCGCAAAGTGCGCGGACACAAGGGTGGGGCAACCTTGGTTCCCGGCTCGGAAAGGCTGGGCTGGCCCCCGTAGCGCTCATTGATGCTTCGGCGGTTAGAACCAGTCGCTGCGGTAGGCTACCCACCAAGAAAAGAAGAGTATGGGGATGGTGGCGGCGACGGCCCACCACAGCGGGAGCAGGAAATCGGCGAAGAGGCCGAGGACCGTGAACACCATCCAGAATATTTTTTTCTGCATAGGGAGTGTTTAGGAGAACACGATGCGGCAGGTTGGGCCGCCACGAACGTCGGCGGCATTCCGAGTCCTTCTTGCCTTCGCCCACCCTGTCTCCGCAAAATGCGCGGAGACAAGGGTGGGGCAACCTTGGTTCTCGAATCGGAAGGGCTGGGCCCGCCCTCAGTCCAAGCTAGATCAGACGCCAAGCGCGCCTGATCTCGGTTCCCGCTTGAACCGGATCGCGCTCTAGTGGTGCCCTCCGCCGTGCCCTCCGCCGTGACCTCCGCCGTGCGAACCACCCCGATATCCAGGGAGGGCGCGTTCGGCCTTCCCTTCATGGGGAGCATTGCCTACGTTGCCTCGCCCATCCCGCGCCTCGTTTGCCTGGAAGTGGTTGAAGCGCTCCGCTCCGCGCTCGGGCAGCGGTCCAGCGTAACCGTGATGAGGATCGAAGCGGTTGTCGACGTGGCCGTAAAAGCCGTGAGGACCATGAAACCAGGGGCCGGCTCCAAGAAACACCCCGCCGACAAACCAATCGGGCCCATAGTAGCCGTACGGCGCACAGTCATAGGGAGCATAGTCGAAGTACCCGTAAGGGCACACGGGAGCCACTCCGATGTCTACGCCGACGGAAACCTGGGCTTGCGCCACAGGTGCGCCGAATACAAGGGCGGTTGTGAGAGCTGCGAAAGCAAGCACACTGACTTTGAACATGATTTCTCCTTGGTTCGTTCAGAGTTTCAACCTGGACAACTTGAGGGCCAGCATAGTACCAAGGGTCAGTAACGGGCAATCCGGAAATTATTCCGGGCCACAGGACAGCATATTCCCGCGTTTCTGTGCGGGAGGGTGGGCTGGGCAGGAACGTCGGCAGCATTCTGATTCTTTATCGCCTCCGCCCACCCTGTCTCCGCAACGTGCGCGGAGACAAGGGTGGGGCAACCTTGGCGCCCGAAGCGGAGAGGCTGGGCTCGCCCCCGCTAGGTACAGCGTGCTCGTGGCGGGAAACAGCAGGTTCCTCGACTGCGCATGATTTCCGCTTCGCGGGAAATCATGCTGCGCTCGGAATGACAAATTCTTGCTCGGTGCGAGAGTCGTGTTGTCCACATGGCAGGCGCGGTGGCGCGGTTTCGGTAGATTTGCCTGGGCCCATATGCAAAATCTTTCATGCTAGTAGAGCGGACTGGATCGCGGTAGAGTCGGCGAAATCTGAATTTTCCTGAAGGAGAATCTCCATGATGATCAGAAAGGCTGTCGGATTTCTTCAGATCACAGGGGCTGTTGTACTGCTCGCGGGAATGGGGCAGGCGCAAAAAATCACCTACACGCGTTTTCAGCTGCCCAATTCAACTTTCACCGAAGCAATCGGCATTAACAATGCCGGTGACGTGGTGGGTTGGTATAACCAGGGATTTCCTACACAGGGCTTTCTATATAGCGGCGGGGTCGTCACTGAGATCGCGGACCCGTCGGCCGATGCGGGTACGACGGCGCCAATTGCCATCAATACCGCCGGCGCAATCGTTGGCACGTACACCAACAGCAGGGGACGGTCTCAGGCGTTTCTCGATGTCAACGGAGTTTTTTCCGACATTCAGGCGCCCGGCACCGTATCCGGTTCGGACGCCGCCGGCATCAACAATTTGGGCCAGATCGTAGGCATGTATTACGATGTCACCGGCCCGTGGCATGGCTATTTCTTTGATAGCGTGACCTTGAAGTTCAAGACCATCGATATCCCGGGTGCGCCATACACCTGGGCCCAGGGAATCAATGACAACGGCTTGATGGTTCTATCTTCGCTGGATTCCAATAATGTTCAGCATGCCTGGTTGTATAACGGCAAGACCTTCACCAACATCGACGTGCCCGGCTATGCCAACACGGTTCCCGAGGGCATCAACAACCAGGGCATGGTTACCCTCATCGCGACAACGAAGGCGGGGCTGAACTACGGCTTTGTTTATAGGGCAGGCCAATTCACGGCCGTGAACCCGCCGGGCGCAACCTCGGTATCGCTGCGCGGAATCAACGATCTGGGCGAGATCGTGGGCAATTATACGTTCGCCAGCGGTAATCAGGGATCTTTTCTGGCTAAGCTGCCGCAGCAGTAACCTAACGGCCGCAGCTTTCTTTTGCCTCTCCGGGCTTGTTCATTCAGCTCTTGCTCAAGCACGGCTTGCGCCGTGGGCGGCGTTCTTGCGCCGCTTTGCTGCTGGAGTACTCGTGGCGGGAAACAGCAGGTTCCTCGACTGCACACGATTTCCGCTTCGCGGGAAATCATGCTTCGCTCCGAATGACAAGGCATTTGCTGAGCGTTTTGGTTATCGACTTATCACAGTCAGGTCGGATTCTGCGGAGGCGTCGGGGATGGTGACGTGGAGGGCGCGTTTTTTCGCGTCGTAGGTTGTCTTTAGCGGCGTGGCGTTGGCTGAGAGTTTTGCTTCTGCCTGGCCGGACGGCCAGTCGTAGATCACTACTTCGATTTTCTTCCACCACGGCGCGTAACTTCCCTCCCGCGCGCTGAATTTTACTTTCATCGAATGGACTTCGTATTCGCAGGTTAGGGACTGGCGCAGATACTCGCCGTGCTGGTAGGCGAAGGTGTGGCCGTCGTCTAGGTACAGATTGCCTTGGCATTTTGGGCCGGGATAGACGTGGAGTTCTAGCGGGCCGGTGGGAGTTTCGTCGGTGCTCTGGATTGCGGGTTCGAGTGGGAGGATGCTGCCGCCTCTCACGTAGACGGGCATGGTGTCGAGCGCGGGATGGATTTGTGCGGGGAACTTCAGGGGAGCGGTCGTGGTGACGATCTGGGTAATCGAAGGCGGGGTGGGTTGGGGCGGCATTTTGAGTCCGGTCCAGAAGTCGAACCACGGAGTCGATTGCGGGAGCCCTACGCTGTAGCCGTCTTGCATTTCGCCGAATGGCGACGGAGCGATTAGAAGGCTCGGACCCAAGAGAAATTCGGTGTCGAGATGTTCGACGCCGGCGGAGAAGATTTCGGGGAATTCCATGAAGACGGGACGCATCATGGGAAGGCCGGTGCGCGCGGATTCGTCGGCTAACGAATAGATGTACGGGAGCAGGCGGTAGCGGGTTTCGATGTAGCGGCGGCGGATGGATTCCTGCTCGGGGCCGTTGACCCAGAGTTCGTGGGGCAGCGTGCCTTTGGCGGAGTGATCGCGGCAGAGCGGGGTGAAGGCGGCCATCTCGACCCAGCGCGTGAGCAGGTCGGACGATGGGGAGCCGTTGAAGCCGCCGACATCGGCGCCGACGAAAGAAATTCCGCTGACGCCGAGATTTAGGACCATCTGCGTGGCGAGGCGGAGATGGTTCCAGGTGGCGGAGTTGTCGCCGGTCCAGGTGAAGCCATAGCGCTGGCCTCCGGCGTAAGTCGCGCGGGTCAGGACGAAGGGGCGCTCGTTGGGGCGGAGTTTGAGCAGGCCTTCGAAAGTGGCGCGGGCGTTTTCGAGTCCGACGATGTTGTGAATTTCGGCGTGGGTCGCGGTGCGCGGGGCGTAGCCCGATTCGTCGATACGATGCACGGTGTCGAGGGGCATAGTGCCGCCGGGGCCGCTGAAGACGGAGGGCTCGTTCATGTCGTTCCAGAATCCGGCGACGCCATCTTCGACGAATTTCTTGTACAGCCCACCCCACCATGCGCGGGTCTGGGCGCGGGTGAAATCAGGGAAAACCGCTGGGCCCGGCCAGACTACGCCGACGAACTCGGAGCCGTCGGGATTCTTTACGAAATGGTCGCCGGCGTGGCCGGTGTCGTAGGGCGAGTAATTCTGATTGGGGGCATGTGCGATGTGAAGATCGGTGATGGTGACGAGATGAAAATGGTCTTTGCGCAGATCGGAAACTAATCCCGGAAAATTCGGAAATGTTTGCGAGTTGACGGTGAAGGGACGGTTGCGATCCTGGTAATCGATGTCGAGATAAAGAGCGTCGGAGGGAATTTTGTCGGCGCGAAGATGATGGGCGATGTCGCGCACCTGCGATTCGGGCGTGTAGCTGTAGCGCGATTGCTGGAATCCGAGAGCCCACAACGGCGGCAGCGGCGGCTTTCCGGTGAGATACGCGTAGGCTTCCACCACCTGCTTCGGCGCGGGCCCGTAGAGGAAGTAATAGTCGAGAGGACCGCCTTCGGCGCCGAAAAGGATCGCGTCGCGCGCCTGCTTGCCGAAATCGAACCAGGTGCGCCAAGTGTTATCGAGGAAGAGGCCGTAGCTGCGGGTGCCGTTGATGGCCAGAAAAAATGGGATCGCTTTGTAGAGGGGATCGGTGGATTCCTGCGGGGCGACGTCGGTATTCCAGAGAGTGTAGGCCTGGTTGCGGCGATCGAAGGATCCGGCCTTGTCGCCGAGGCCGAAGTAGTGTTCGTCAGCGGGCATTTGCTTGGAGATGGTAAAGCCGCCAAGTTCGAATCGGGTGGGGCGGCCGAGGGCGTCGGCGGAGATGACGTTGCCGGCGAGGTCGCTGATGACTAGGCGGAGGGGATTGAGTTCGACGCGGACATCGAGGGCGGCGGTGTGAAAGCCAACGGAGGCGGAATCCTGGACGGATTGGACATCGATCGATTTCGTGCGCGCGTTGGGCAGGACGGCCCAGGATGCGTCTTCGGGGAGCGCGCCGGCGGCGATGCGGACGCGGATGATATCGGCGCGGACAGCGGTGATGCGGAGAATCGCGGGGCCGGACTGAAGTTCGATGCCATCGCGCAGGGGCTGGGAACTGGTTACGGCGTCAAGCGTGAGTACGGGCCGCGGATTGGTTTCGGCGGGCGCGGGAGGGACGGCGAGAATTGCCAGGCCGATGAATCGGAAGAGCACTCGATGGCAACGGAACAACATGCGGTGACTCTTTCCCATTCGATTTCTGCGGTGCCGGAACATCATATCAACCTCGGCTGTCGCTTTGGGGGTCCGCCAGGCTTCGCCCACGCGGTACAGCCGAGGCGGCTGTCGCCACACGGAGCGTGGCAGTGGCTGTCCTGGCATGGACGGCGGCAGGCCACGAAATTTCATTTTGGACGCAAGTTTCGGATAGTCGGCTCAGCCGGTGTGACGTACGCTTTTCTTACTATGACTACCAATGCCATACTCACGAGTGAGAGCTTGAACACCATGCCGGGACATCCACTCAAACCTGCATTTTCCGCAAAGCCGCCTTCCGTCAAGGACGAGCCGCGCTGGGATGCCGTCGTCGCGCGCGATGCGGCACGAGATGGAGAGTTCGTGTTCGCGGTTTCGAGCACGGGGGTGTATTGCCGGCCGTCGTGCGCGGCGCGGCGGCCACGACGGGAAAACGTTCAATTTTTTCTTACGCCGGAGCAGGCGGAGAACGCCGGATATCGAGCCTGTTTGCGGTGCAAGCCGAAGGCGTTTCTCGGCAATCCTGAGGCGGATGGAGCGAAGGCGATTTGCCGGTTCATCGAGCAGCATCTC contains the following coding sequences:
- a CDS encoding TIM-barrel domain-containing protein — translated: MGKSHRMLFRCHRVLFRFIGLAILAVPPAPAETNPRPVLTLDAVTSSQPLRDGIELQSGPAILRITAVRADIIRVRIAAGALPEDASWAVLPNARTKSIDVQSVQDSASVGFHTAALDVRVELNPLRLVISDLAGNVISADALGRPTRFELGGFTISKQMPADEHYFGLGDKAGSFDRRNQAYTLWNTDVAPQESTDPLYKAIPFFLAINGTRSYGLFLDNTWRTWFDFGKQARDAILFGAEGGPLDYYFLYGPAPKQVVEAYAYLTGKPPLPPLWALGFQQSRYSYTPESQVRDIAHHLRADKIPSDALYLDIDYQDRNRPFTVNSQTFPNFPGLVSDLRKDHFHLVTITDLHIAHAPNQNYSPYDTGHAGDHFVKNPDGSEFVGVVWPGPAVFPDFTRAQTRAWWGGLYKKFVEDGVAGFWNDMNEPSVFSGPGGTMPLDTVHRIDESGYAPRTATHAEIHNIVGLENARATFEGLLKLRPNERPFVLTRATYAGGQRYGFTWTGDNSATWNHLRLATQMVLNLGVSGISFVGADVGGFNGSPSSDLLTRWVEMAAFTPLCRDHSAKGTLPHELWVNGPEQESIRRRYIETRYRLLPYIYSLADESARTGLPMMRPVFMEFPEIFSAGVEHLDTEFLLGPSLLIAPSPFGEMQDGYSVGLPQSTPWFDFWTGLKMPPQPTPPSITQIVTTTAPLKFPAQIHPALDTMPVYVRGGSILPLEPAIQSTDETPTGPLELHVYPGPKCQGNLYLDDGHTFAYQHGEYLRQSLTCEYEVHSMKVKFSAREGSYAPWWKKIEVVIYDWPSGQAEAKLSANATPLKTTYDAKKRALHVTIPDASAESDLTVISR